In Clupea harengus unplaced genomic scaffold, Ch_v2.0.2, whole genome shotgun sequence, the genomic window GGCACACCTGCCTAAATACATGGTCCATGAACACACGTTACAACTGCAAAATAAGTAGGAGTCAAGACGTTTCTAGACAAGGTGGGTAACGACCACTACCACGAAATCATGAACTATGGCCAAGACGATGCAGTCATTTAATTACTTTAGGTAAAGCCGTGTGAAAAAATGTAACTGAATGAGCCCTGTTGGATTAAAATCATCTTGAGTTCACACCCAACTGATgaccagaaagagagaaaaaggatggTGAGCAAAAGGGGGGCCCCTTCAGTATTGGAGACACAAAGGTTTGCTTGAAAGACAGCACCCATCTCAAGTCTATTAAAAGCTCAAGGTCCAATGTCTGTTTGCTAGACTAGGTCTAGGCCTTagctggtggtgctgctggctGGCGATGGGGTAGAAGACACAGCTGTGACACTCGAGTTAGAACCGGCCCCGGTGCCAGAACCATTGTTGAGAAGCGCTGCTGGTTGGCCAAAGTTAGTGGTTCTAAGTGTGGCAAGATGGCGAGGGGAGAAAACGTGTGCACGTGCTGCTGCTCTGGACTCGAACGACGCGTTGCAGGCCTCGCATCGGCCCCGTAGGGTCTCGCGGCCTGCCGGCTGGCCCACGCCTGGCGGTTGTGAGGGCTCCACGACTGTCAGTTGAACTGGTTTGGGGAGGATGGGACGGTTGGCTCTTAGAGCGTTATATTGCAGGTAGCTTGCAGCGCTGATCTCGACCTTCTTAGAGGGGTCTGAACTAGGAGACTGGAAAGAGTAAGATATATATAAAAGAGAACACAGTTGATTTTCAGACATTATAATTAACAATACGGTTATTTTTTTCAGTTAACCAATATAAACCATATATATTTTTCACAGCTACACAGATACATCAGATCTCACTACATATGAAAATTGAACTAGCATACATTATGCGTGTAAAAGTAAAGAGTCTGCCTCACCAGCTTTTCCTGCTGAAGCCTCCATCTTTTTTCCTTAGCTCGCGTATTTTGGAACCAGATTTGCACAACTTTGAGGGGGAGTCCCAGCTCAGTTCCGACTGCCTCGCATTCGAGTGCATTGGGATGAGCACACGTCTCGTAGCATGACTGTAGAATAGACAGCTGGAGACAAGTAAGGTGCGTACGTGGTCGCCTTGGCGTGGAGTGTGTCAGAAATCCAACATCCCTTTGGCTGGATTTTGCAACGGTGGGTGTAGGTGTGGAAGTGGAAGTGGTAGTGACAACTGCTGTGGTAGATGTGGGAATCCGAGCTGTTGTAGAGGGGGGGTTTCGTGGTGGAGTGGTGGCGGTAGGGTTCCGCGGTGatggggtgggagtggggttcCGTGCCGTGGTGGGGGTAAGATTGCGAGTACAAAGTGAAGCGAGTCCCAGCTGCTCGCGTGAGAGAGTGTTGATTTTGAAGGGGCTTTTGGGGGACCAATAATTGATCCCATTGTGTTGCTGGGACTCTCCTGTAGCTTTCTCAGGCCCGGTGCTGGCAGGTGATGTAGAGGATTTGGATACCATGCGGTTAGTGGCTCCTGGTCCAGGACTGTCCTGGTCAGTCTCCTCATCTTGCTCTGGATTGTCGTGTTCCTCTTCAGGGTTGGGTTtcggagatggagagaatgaagtAGGGGTGGTATCCATGGCTGACACTTGGATTATTGGATGATTGGCTTTAGGGGCAATTTTGACCATTGTAACAggcgtggtggtgggtgggtcaGGTTTGGGCTTGGGCACCACTACAGATCCTCCACTGCTAGCAACAGCTGAAGCAGATGCAGCTTCTTTCTGTCTGCTAGTCCCCAGGCTCATCGCCaccttctcctcttttcctggTGTTGGTTTAGGGTGAATATTTACAGTTGTGGCTCCAGTAGATGAGATGGAGTGGGTGCTATTCTTGGGGCTGCTCGAGAAGATGGGTTGCGTTAAGGGCCATGTGAACTTAATGAGTGGCTTGCCCACGGCTGCCAGAGTGCCGTCGCTTATGAACCGGACCTCCCCTTTTCGTTCCCTTGCTCGCATGTTCTGAAACCAGATCTGTACCACTTTCTTTGGAAGATGTACCCACTCTGAGATTTGCTCAAACTCATGTTTTCCTGGGTTCGGGTCTTTGAAGTAGCAGCCATAGAGGACATCAAGCTGCTCCGCCTGGATGATGGTTCTAGATCTTCTCATGTCTTTGAACCGCCTCGCCTTGggcctcctctgctccttctccctctccttctctttctctctgtctgttgtggATGTGTGATCTCTCTCGGCTGCCCTCATAAGCACGGCGTTGGTCTTCGCCAAGTTATTGTGGTTGATGAAGTTGCTATTGTTGGAAGCTGGAATAGCAATAGCCGAGTCGGGCTTCACTTGGAGAACGATAAGACCGCCTTCACTTGGAACCCCAACAGCTGCCGGTCTAAGCCCAAGCCCGTCTAACAAGCGTCCTTTTTGTGCCGCGGTCATATCAGCCACACTGACAGACGTGGAAGCCTTTGTGGAGCCATGGTTCTTTCCCATGCTGAGGTCCAATGCAGTCTCACAGTCCCCACCATTGGACATATAGTGAGTATGATGTGAGTGGGAGGACAAGCCGGGTGGATTGAGAGGATCTGAGAACGTGGCCGAGCAATGAGCGATGGTCTGAGCGTTTGGAAAGGCGGCTACTTTTCCACCGTCGCCCTCTGCCACTCCGACCCCCACCACAGACGAGGGAAGAGAAAGCACATAGGGACTGATGAACTGAGTGGAgaatggagcgagagagagtgagagaggcagcgAATGAAGAATACCACTGGGGAGACCTCTCTGATCAATGGCAACCGAGAGGGGAGTGGGAGGGTCAGCCTGAGCTTCCAACTCCAGATCCAGGTCGGGATCCGGTCGATCCCTCTTGGCTTCAACGTCCTCTCCGTCAggctctcttttcctcttttttctcttccccaTGTGGGCCCCaccctcttcctcgtcctcgtcctcttctGCATCGGAGAGGAAAACTGTAGTGGATCTGAGTACCTTACCCCCACATGAGGTCTTCTCCCCAGCCTGTTCTCTCTGTGGTACTTCTTTAGCGGGACTGCTTGGCTCTTCTCTCATGGAGCTACTCTGGCTTTCCTCATCAGTCACGATGACAGAGGTGTACACCTCTTCGTTCTCAGAGTCAGAGGTCAAACAGGGGTCACCTTGGCTTTCCCGCTCCTTCTCCCTTCGTCTATCTCCCCCACTGGACAAGTCAATGGCATGGACAGCAGTCCTGACTGGACTCTCATCAATGGTAAGTGCGCTttcctcatcatcatcgtccTGGTCTTCATCTTTCTCGTCCACTCTCCCATGTTCTCcagctttctgtctctctttggctTGATGGGCATCTTCTAACCATTTGCGTACCTCCTCCTCTGTAAGCCCCACCTCCCTACCGAGTGCTTCGCAGTCCTCTCGTGGGGGGCTTGCAGCGTCAGCTTCACTTCTAGATTCCAGAAAGGCCAACAAAACTTGATACTGGAACTCTGAAAGCACAGGGGCTCCTGGAGAAAAGGGAGGCCGAGGCCTAGAGCCACCAAGGCCAGATCGGCCTAAGGCAAGGGAGGCATTTAAGGGGCTTGCTTTAGCAGGGCGTGTCTTGAGCTCAGTGCTGTTtacagtctgtctgtgtttaggaGTAAAACACTGGGCCTGGTCAGGGTCAGACGATGTGCCATCACCAAGGAGAGATTGTCCGGGAGCTGCAAGAGAATTTGTTACATTTGTGCAAGGCAACTTCTTTGTATCAGACTCTGCACTCTCCCGCTCCATTGTGCTCTCTTCATCAGTATCGTCCTCCTGCCCTTTGTCCATGTGCTCTATGTCATCCTCAACCCTGTTTTCCTCGGTTTTTAAGGCGCAACTCTGTTCACGGGCAAACATTttaccctgctcctcctctttaATCTCTTTCTTCAGCCCCCCCGACTTCACCACAGATTTAATGTCAAGCTTTATTGGCAACAGCTCTGGTTTTGGCTCGCTCTTCGTCTCCTCACAGGGTCTTTGCAAGCCACTTGTTTTTTCTGCCCCCTTTTCCGAATCCTCTGTATCAGGCTGTGCTGTGCCCTGAAGTCCAACTgatgaccactgactttgtaAGCCACCGAGTCTTTGGGCAAGAAGAGCTTGCTGTGCAGCCGTGAGACCCAGCAAAGGGAGAGACTGGGGCATGAGCTGACTGGGCGAGTCGGGGTTTGAACTCTGGTTCTGGGTCTGCAGCCCATTCAGTATCAGTGGCATGAGCACCTGTGCCTGGGGGATGAGCTGGGGACCTGCAGTGCCGGGTGTGGTGCCCGCTCCAGTGGCAAACAGAGATGGGAGGATGGAATGTGGGATAGAATTGGGACTAGAGGTCAGGAGAGTGAGGAAGGCAGAGACTGCCTGAGCAGAGGCCACGGGAGCGGTGAGAAGCGAAGGGGCTGGCTGAATTTGCTCTCCATCTTTGGTTGTGGCTGCAGACGCAGTCAGGCTGGGTTGGGTGATGCAATTGCTGGTGGTAGTGTTTACTAACTGTGCAGCATTGCCTGTGGTTGTAACAACCAAACTGGGAaccatgctgctgctgttgcttgaaCTGCTAGGAGTCTTGTTGGCTGAAGTGCTTGCATTTCTGCTTCGAGTTTGGTGCAACACAGATTTCAAATGACTCTCAAGTGTGATGGCGTGATTGTATGAGACtcgacacacagcacactggtaGGGCTTGTTGGAGACGTAAGGGCGGGGGGGATATTGCCCTGAAGCATCGTTTTCCCCAGCCTGCTTCGAAGACCCAGTTCTCATCCTCTGGATGTGGGTGGCCGAGTTGTAATGTACACTTAGTGCTGTTTTGGTGGCAAATGACTCCAGACATGCGTTGCACTTGAACGGACGGTTGCTTTTGCTCTCTGTTCCGGCTTCATTTTTACCCGTGGATTTGTCATTACTGACAGAACCTCCAGGGGCTTTTGAGGACTGAGCAGCACTCTCCTGATCCGACTCCAAAACACCCACATCGCCCTCCGGGTCTTGCATCCCCTCCACCTCGTCAACCGTCTCCTTTTCCAGGGTGGCAGTCTCTTTGTCCCCTGACCTCATTTGGCCACTGTCAGCAatctgttgtgtttttctggAATCCCCTTCGTCCTGGGTGGGCTCCGAACAGGCAtctattaaaaacaaaaacaaaagaaattTTGAAATAAAGAGACATCTTTTTGTGTTTCATCATTGCTGATTTTCTGAATATAACATCAGTAATTATCAGAGAGATATGCAGCTTGTTGAAGTGTCATGGCCGAGAAAGGGTTAATCTCACCTGCAGTTTCTCTCTGAACGCTGCCTTCAGCATCCTCACTTGAGGAGTGTGTCTGGACAGCCTTATCAGAGGATGCAGAGAGGACACGTCAGTGAATTACTTTACAATACAAACAGACTCCACAGTAGACCAAAGGTCTGTTGACAAGAACCAACTAAAGCTGAAGCGTTCACAATTTAACAGCTTGGAaatgcaaaaagaaaacaattctgTGCTCTAATAAGGTTATTTAAAGCATCTTGTTTcacataggcctacatataGATGCATAATTTGTTTGACAGCAATGGCCAGTGAGGCAATCTGCCGCTCTCTTTTTGTTACATAATTACTAGACAAACATGTGAAATATATTATCATATGACCCACAATATCCAGTAATTTGTCCAGGCAGGCAGGAAGTACACTGTGTTTGCCTGTCAGATGCAGAGAGAGTCCGTCTCTGTCGGGCTGTCCTTGCTGACAAAGTGGACACAACCACATTGACACCCCGTTACTGCCACTGCTCACAGTCTCACCTGGCTCCTCCTGCAATTAATATGatgaacaaacagaaaatagaaAACGATACAGTTAGTGAAATGACATTAGtaatacccatacacacatgttaCTAACTTATAAGATAGTAATAGATTATGATAGTACTGTTATTATACATGCCAACTCTTACGGATTTTCCtcaattttaattatttatggGTGTATACATAAAATCTTATTATCTAAAAACAAAATGCATGCTATTTATTCGTGTCGACAACCACAGCATGCACACATTAAGGTAAACCAAGAACAACAGCGAGATGCTTATTTCCTCAAGTTGTCGCCTTCTGCGTCTTTTTAACACCATCCTTACTGTTGCATTGCTGCCACCATCTATATCAACTGCCTGTGAATAATGTTCTACAAGGGGCTTTGGAGGGgcacaaccaccacacacacaatgttttttGGAAAAACAGCACAACATTTTTGGGCAATTTCTAGATCTTATGGATTGGAGGGTGATGCAGGTGGGCGTCCGAAGAAGTTGACATGTATTTGTTATGGACATTAATCTCGTTATGATCATCATAACTGTTTATCTATACAACTATGGATCAAACATTTCATTTAGATCTAATTAAATTCAATAAATGACACTTCAAACTCATGTCAGCACAATGTACATACATGTCAGCACAATATTAAAATGTAATACTTACTAAAATATTCTAAATGATCAATTATGTTCAGTATTATGAGCTGTACTGTTTTCCCTTCCACTGAATATGGTGGGCAAGTTTAGGATTATTATAAAAGATTATAATACATCCCAAAAATCATGTACAGAGAAGGGTGGAGTACAATATAGGCTACAGCAATTACAGTAATAAGAACACATTATAAAGCCATGATCTGaccaaaatgtttaaaaaaaaaaaaaaaaaaattcaatttagTTCACAACAAGTCATTATTGGTCCTCTGTGTTACTGTAGGTGCCTACCGTTTAAAATACAGCAGTTAAAACTAATTAACATAAATTATACATTGGAGCAAGGTTCCTTCAATTAATGAGTTCTCAGACCAAACTTAAATTGCACAATGACGAGTGGCATAGAGGAAAAATATGGCCTAAATATTGACCTTGAAGGCTGAAACAAGTGTGCTTACTTGAGTTGGGGGATCATACAATAGATTATGCTGATCTttgaatacataaatacatttgcGCTTCTtgtcaaagaaagaaaaaaaatggccagCACGTTGCAACCCCCCACGAGAAATCTCAATGCAGTGTTGAcggtttaaaataataaataaataagtcgTCGACCGCACTGTAATTTGGGGCACGTATAATAATCAACATTTAATTGTCGATTTATATTGACATGATAGAATAAAAACTGTACACAAAGTATGTCTAATATGATAAAAGGCGAATGTTGACTTTTATCGTGTAACTGTCCACGAACATTCCAACACCAAATACCAACACTGTCCACTTAtctgctaacgttagctgcgTCGGCAAGTCAATTAGCTTGACTGCTACAAATATCGTCTAAATTCTAGCTTGTTAATAAGGTAACATATACGGTTTATGTATACGCCATATAATCATTGTAGAAAACCATCATTCATAATTATCCGAAAGAAAACGACCGTGTGTCCTACCAATAGTCTTGATTATTCAGCTAATTAACGTCAGCCTAATTAGCAAAACCCACCGGTGGCGGATCaattagctggctagcttgctaacctCAATAGCGACGTCTTTAACAGTTGTATGTGTGgttcacaaaacaaaaagcattTGCGATGTAAAACACAGCTGGCAAAGTACTTCAGTAGGTAGTCTAGAGAAATAGCAGCTCATTTGTAACTCACATCGACGACAATCCGAAATGGCTTGTTGTTCATTGACGTTATACCATTAAACAAAAGACCCGAATAACATTCGTGGCACTTAACTTAGCTACACTTGGCGAGCTAACAACACTGAACAGATTGGATAGCTAACATCACGTTTTAATCTACATTCGGCTGTCAACCTAAACTGCAGCAGCCGTGCTAGTTGCCTCCCAGACACTGCACCCAGATAACGTTTCAATACGAATGTACCGTGCAATAAAATTGTTCCTGAAATAGGTTTAGTAATCTACCACAAAACCTCGGCCTTGAGTACGTCCCTTATCCCAAAGCTTGCGTGCTGCCGAACGGGTATCCAGTTTTACACCGTTCGCTGCCTACATACTAGCGGAAATTGAGGCCTACAACGACTAAGCTATTTAATTAATGAATTTGGATGCCTTTTACAGATGTGTAAAAAACACGTCCACCCCTCCTCCCGGGTTACTTAACAGACCTAATTAATGTCTTTTACCATCAAACTCCATGCCAACAAACGGTGGTAATCTTATAACGACACTCTTAACTATCATTTTACATAGCATCGCATAACAATTAACGACAGTATTAATAGCTAGGCTACTTGAAATGCGCTACGTGCACAAAACTGGTGAAGGGGTGGTGGggtgaagagaaagggagacggaGGCAGAAAAGTTTGGAATTTAAGATCAGAATTCGAACTAAAACGAACATTCTAATTAAGTTCACTTCGAAAACCATCGTCGGGATGAAACTATCAAGTCCACATCGTAATTCCGATCACAACAAGAAGACAAGAACAGCACCAAAATCGTTTAATTAAGATTAGTGCAATTAGCTAATGCGTTTACCTGCATGGTCGCCACTCCAGCGCACGCTTCCTCTCGCTCTTTAAAACTGaaaagttttctctctctctcccttgcttgccctctccctccctccctcgttcgTTCTCTTCCCTCTAGTAAACACACGACAGCTCCCCCGTAAGCTGGCTGCTGACACCCTGCAGAATCCACTCGTCAACAGTCAATTAAGCCACCAAACCTTATCTAAAGCGTATAAAAAAGAATACGAATAATAGCCTATGTGACATAACCCAGTTAATGCCTACTCAATTGTGAATGGGTTTACTCAACATGAAACGAATAGTTTTGTGTACTCTATTCACTCATCATGGATTATATTAGGATCCATTCAGAATATTAAAAAGGTAGCCTATTCTAATACAACCACATAGGCTATCATAAGGCTGGAGGAGGAATAGGAGGCCAATCCATAACGTTTTAATTCGAAGATAGAGATTatgatataaaaatatatttatattttcctCTTTGACAACTAAATCTCGATTGCAACTTAATTAGTTTCGCTTCCCTGTAATTGTATACATTCCTGGTCATTGATATCACCAATCGCGTGACAGAACGACTTTTAATTAATTTTATAACAAGGAAGTATTTATATCCGCCCTTAGAAAGAGCACACGGTAACAAGGTCGGGCATTAACTGTCAAATATAATGGGGAACTCATATGCTATCAAAGCTACAAGTTGTATACCTGTTCATCATGTGGGgtaaaacaaatatatacaaaattgtACTGATTTCGTCAGAATATTTAACAGTAAACCAAGTATCAAAATACCCACATAGATACAGGCCATTAATGGGCTAACGTTcttgaggaaaaaaaataccTTAATTATGCAGTCTGCGCAGTTGCTGCGCAAATAGTATGctgaaaatacaaatattaagcTGTCCAGAGCTGTGCCTGAGTAAAACTGACTACTAATTTTTGGAAAGGTTTGTGGTTATATTCAAATGTTATTCTAGTTTCGTTCGTGTGCTATAACACAGTCACCCTGACTCAGAACGGACAGTTTTAGAGGCAAGTAAATCCCAGAAATTAGGCTTTGATTGATGAAACAAATAGAGAACGTGTAACTTCACAGATTGTTGTGGCTGTCACCGCACCAACcattggatggatggatattgGATACATTGTAACTAGCCCGAGGCAAATCTTTTTTGGCCGCAATGTCCATCTTGTGTAGAACAATTTGCTTCAGATATTCTAGTATATTATACGATCGTTCAAACAGCTCCTTCGGTATCGGTAACtttaatgtatgcatttcaCGCGATAACTGTATGTAACTGATAACTGTAAACGTACATTCTTACACTCCAGGTAACTATGAACGTGGAAGTGGAACGAAAATTTGTGTGTGATCCAGACATTCAGAAAAAGTTAAAGGACATTGGAGGTGTGGTAATGTTATGGAACTTAATGTATCTTTACCACGAACACTATCACAGCCTTTCTTATATTAAATATGAACTACTTTTCTTTGTGTAGTAGCCTGAATATATCCTACTTTTGCAATCAGTAGTATTCAAGATGGTGATCAGATACATTTCTGAAGCATGACATGACAAGCGCTCCCTCCTAAACCTATTTTATTGTCTTACAGCTGTGTGCATTGGCCAACGGCGATTTCAAGACCAATATTTTGATTCCCCAGACTTTGACCTGACCTTAAAAGATTTCTGGTTGCGATGCAGGGAAGGTTGCTGGGAACTCAAATGCCCTGTGCCCAAGAAGACAGCAGCCATTCAGAAAGACAGTCAGGCAGAAGGACTGTGTTCACGCTATAGGGAGATAACCAGTTTACCTGAAATAAAGGCTGAACTGACAAGGGTTATGGcagatgaaaaaagagagagagatagaggtgtgGCTGAGTGTGACACATTGGATGACTGGCTGAAGGAGATGAGTTTGGGTTGCTTTGCCAAGTACACCACAGAGAGATGCTCATTTtcgctggaggaggagggagaggagggggctgtAGGCGTTGATCTCGACCAGGCTGACTTTGGATACTGTGTGGGAGAGATTGAGATACTAGTGCCAGATGGAGGTGACATCCAGGCTGCTCTACGGAGAATCGAAAAGACTGCTGACAAGCTTGGTGAGGATTCTCTCATGAGTCATACTGGGGAATTTAGTATGTTTGTGGTGTCAGTGTTTATCATGAGACCATTACCATGTCAGTTTTGTCCCCCATGTTTACCATGCTTCTTTTTGTGCACTCTCCCATAACGTGTTGTCTGTAACcattgtgtgtctctgcaggacTCTGTGGTGACAAGAGAGTTCAAGGGAAAATGGATGTCTATCTCCAGAGACACAGCCCTGACCATTACACTAAACTACTTGCTGCTCATATATTGTAGAAGAACTGGGAAGGATCACACTGTTACTGTTCTGACTGAGAAATCTGTTTCTGTAAGATGTTAAACAGCATAGATAAATAAGAGTTTGATTCCTGACTCACAACTACCTCTGTTGAACTGTCTGGTACAGCTACTATTTGCAAGTCGACAAGACATTGCTGGAAACGCATTACAGTAGACTATAGTAACAGTATTGATTGGGAATTCACCACGTCTCCCCGTAACTGTAGAAAATAGAAGGGGACATTAGTAGCACTTGACTACA contains:
- the thtpa gene encoding thiamine-triphosphatase, which encodes MNVEVERKFVCDPDIQKKLKDIGAVCIGQRRFQDQYFDSPDFDLTLKDFWLRCREGCWELKCPVPKKTAAIQKDSQAEGLCSRYREITSLPEIKAELTRVMADEKRERDRGVAECDTLDDWLKEMSLGCFAKYTTERCSFSLEEEGEEGAVGVDLDQADFGYCVGEIEILVPDGGDIQAALRRIEKTADKLGLCGDKRVQGKMDVYLQRHSPDHYTKLLAAHIL